A stretch of the Vitis riparia cultivar Riparia Gloire de Montpellier isolate 1030 chromosome 13, EGFV_Vit.rip_1.0, whole genome shotgun sequence genome encodes the following:
- the LOC117928871 gene encoding E3 ubiquitin-protein ligase DIS1 isoform X2: MASGNTYFDDMRSKSEVIDPPQSEDMMEVSEHVNDPAQTTLKPNVTVSSSVRELLECPVCLNAMYPPIHQCSNGHTLCSGCKPRVHNRCPTCRHELGNIRCLALEKVAASLELPCKYQSFGCLGIYPYYSKLKHESQCVYRPYNCPYAGSECTVIGDIPYLVAHLKDDHKVDMHNGSTFNHRYVKSNPHEVENATWMLTVFSCFGQYFCLHFEAFQLGMAPVYIAFLRFMGDDNEAKNYSYSLEVGGTGRKMIWQGVPRSIRDSHRKVRDSFDGLIIQRNMALFFSGGDRKELKLRVTGRIWKEQ; encoded by the exons ATGGCATCTGGGAATACATATTTTGATGACATGCGGAGCAAATCTGAGGTTATTGATCCTCCTCAAAGTGAAGATATGATGGAAGTCAGTGAACATGTGAATGATCCAGCTCAAACTACTCTGAAACCTAACGTGACCGTCTCTAGTAGTGTGCGGGAGCTATTAGAGTGTCCTGTGTGCTTAAATGCTATGTACCCTCCCATCCATCAG TGTTCAAATGGTCACACATTGTGTTCTGGATGCAAACCTAGGGTGCATAACCGATGTCCCACTTGCAGGCATGAACTTGGCAATATCAGATGTCTTGCCTTGGAGAAGGTAGCTGCGTCCCTTGAACTTCCATGTAAATATCAGAGTTTTGGGTGCTTGGGCATATATCCTTATTACAGCAAGCTAAAGCATGAATCTCAGTGTGTCTATAGACCCTATAACTGCCCCTATGCTGGATCAGAATGCACAGTCATTGGTGACATTCCTTATCTGGTGGCCCACCTAAAAGATGATCATAAAGTTGACATGCACAATGGCAGTACTTTCAACCATCGCTATGTTAAATCAAATCCTCATGAAGTTGAAAATGCTACTTGGATGCTAACG GTTTTCAGTTGCTTTGGTCAGTACTTCTGTCTGCATTTTGAAGCCTTCCAGCTTGGAATGGCGCCAGTCTATATAGCATTCTTGAGGTTCATGGGTGATGACAATGAGGCAAAGAACTACAGTTACAGTCTAGAGGTGGGAGGGACTGGCAGGAAGATGATTTGGCAAGGGGTGCCCAGAAGCATAAGGGACAGCCACAGAAAGGTTCGTGACAGTTTTGATGGACTCATCATCCAGCGCAACATGGCTCTCTTCTTCTCAGGAGGTGATCGGAAGGAATTGAAGTTAAGAGTGACTGGTAGGATTTGGAAGGAACAGTGA
- the LOC117928871 gene encoding E3 ubiquitin-protein ligase DIS1 isoform X1, whose product MLLSNWLASSKRKKTRSKGGKCDLESKQQAILVMASGNTYFDDMRSKSEVIDPPQSEDMMEVSEHVNDPAQTTLKPNVTVSSSVRELLECPVCLNAMYPPIHQCSNGHTLCSGCKPRVHNRCPTCRHELGNIRCLALEKVAASLELPCKYQSFGCLGIYPYYSKLKHESQCVYRPYNCPYAGSECTVIGDIPYLVAHLKDDHKVDMHNGSTFNHRYVKSNPHEVENATWMLTVFSCFGQYFCLHFEAFQLGMAPVYIAFLRFMGDDNEAKNYSYSLEVGGTGRKMIWQGVPRSIRDSHRKVRDSFDGLIIQRNMALFFSGGDRKELKLRVTGRIWKEQ is encoded by the exons ATGCT GTTAAGTAATTGGTTGGCATCTTCTAAGAGAAAGAAGACTAGAAGCAAGGGTGGAAAGTGTGATTTGGAg AGTAAGCAGCAGGCCATACTTGTAATGGCATCTGGGAATACATATTTTGATGACATGCGGAGCAAATCTGAGGTTATTGATCCTCCTCAAAGTGAAGATATGATGGAAGTCAGTGAACATGTGAATGATCCAGCTCAAACTACTCTGAAACCTAACGTGACCGTCTCTAGTAGTGTGCGGGAGCTATTAGAGTGTCCTGTGTGCTTAAATGCTATGTACCCTCCCATCCATCAG TGTTCAAATGGTCACACATTGTGTTCTGGATGCAAACCTAGGGTGCATAACCGATGTCCCACTTGCAGGCATGAACTTGGCAATATCAGATGTCTTGCCTTGGAGAAGGTAGCTGCGTCCCTTGAACTTCCATGTAAATATCAGAGTTTTGGGTGCTTGGGCATATATCCTTATTACAGCAAGCTAAAGCATGAATCTCAGTGTGTCTATAGACCCTATAACTGCCCCTATGCTGGATCAGAATGCACAGTCATTGGTGACATTCCTTATCTGGTGGCCCACCTAAAAGATGATCATAAAGTTGACATGCACAATGGCAGTACTTTCAACCATCGCTATGTTAAATCAAATCCTCATGAAGTTGAAAATGCTACTTGGATGCTAACG GTTTTCAGTTGCTTTGGTCAGTACTTCTGTCTGCATTTTGAAGCCTTCCAGCTTGGAATGGCGCCAGTCTATATAGCATTCTTGAGGTTCATGGGTGATGACAATGAGGCAAAGAACTACAGTTACAGTCTAGAGGTGGGAGGGACTGGCAGGAAGATGATTTGGCAAGGGGTGCCCAGAAGCATAAGGGACAGCCACAGAAAGGTTCGTGACAGTTTTGATGGACTCATCATCCAGCGCAACATGGCTCTCTTCTTCTCAGGAGGTGATCGGAAGGAATTGAAGTTAAGAGTGACTGGTAGGATTTGGAAGGAACAGTGA
- the LOC117928871 gene encoding E3 ubiquitin-protein ligase DIS1 isoform X3 produces the protein MLLSNWLASSKRKKTRSKGGKCDLECSNGHTLCSGCKPRVHNRCPTCRHELGNIRCLALEKVAASLELPCKYQSFGCLGIYPYYSKLKHESQCVYRPYNCPYAGSECTVIGDIPYLVAHLKDDHKVDMHNGSTFNHRYVKSNPHEVENATWMLTVFSCFGQYFCLHFEAFQLGMAPVYIAFLRFMGDDNEAKNYSYSLEVGGTGRKMIWQGVPRSIRDSHRKVRDSFDGLIIQRNMALFFSGGDRKELKLRVTGRIWKEQ, from the exons ATGCT GTTAAGTAATTGGTTGGCATCTTCTAAGAGAAAGAAGACTAGAAGCAAGGGTGGAAAGTGTGATTTGGAg TGTTCAAATGGTCACACATTGTGTTCTGGATGCAAACCTAGGGTGCATAACCGATGTCCCACTTGCAGGCATGAACTTGGCAATATCAGATGTCTTGCCTTGGAGAAGGTAGCTGCGTCCCTTGAACTTCCATGTAAATATCAGAGTTTTGGGTGCTTGGGCATATATCCTTATTACAGCAAGCTAAAGCATGAATCTCAGTGTGTCTATAGACCCTATAACTGCCCCTATGCTGGATCAGAATGCACAGTCATTGGTGACATTCCTTATCTGGTGGCCCACCTAAAAGATGATCATAAAGTTGACATGCACAATGGCAGTACTTTCAACCATCGCTATGTTAAATCAAATCCTCATGAAGTTGAAAATGCTACTTGGATGCTAACG GTTTTCAGTTGCTTTGGTCAGTACTTCTGTCTGCATTTTGAAGCCTTCCAGCTTGGAATGGCGCCAGTCTATATAGCATTCTTGAGGTTCATGGGTGATGACAATGAGGCAAAGAACTACAGTTACAGTCTAGAGGTGGGAGGGACTGGCAGGAAGATGATTTGGCAAGGGGTGCCCAGAAGCATAAGGGACAGCCACAGAAAGGTTCGTGACAGTTTTGATGGACTCATCATCCAGCGCAACATGGCTCTCTTCTTCTCAGGAGGTGATCGGAAGGAATTGAAGTTAAGAGTGACTGGTAGGATTTGGAAGGAACAGTGA